One Bacteroidota bacterium DNA window includes the following coding sequences:
- a CDS encoding ABC transporter ATP-binding protein: MEHIRLKVSGLKRVFNRRTVFSGVGFEMEERDSLAVTGRNGSGKSTLLKIIAGVLAPTRGSIYFSLDSEAITSDWRYRYIGFVAPYLQLYDEFSAVENLDFFQKARGLRNGRPHGELLERFGLGERKNDPLRTYSSGMKQRVKYAFALLHDPPVLLLDEPTSNLDSAGIEIVYGIIEEQKKGGIVIVATNNAEDFPHCDRLLNLDSLGLDSPGPDTLRPDSPLTA, translated from the coding sequence ATGGAGCATATCCGGCTAAAGGTCTCGGGGCTCAAGCGCGTGTTCAACCGCCGGACAGTCTTTTCCGGCGTGGGGTTTGAGATGGAAGAACGGGACTCCCTCGCTGTCACAGGCCGCAACGGCTCCGGAAAATCGACGCTCCTGAAAATCATCGCCGGAGTCCTGGCGCCGACACGCGGGAGTATTTATTTTTCCCTCGATTCGGAGGCGATAACATCCGACTGGCGATACCGTTACATCGGTTTCGTTGCTCCTTACCTTCAGCTCTACGATGAGTTCAGCGCCGTCGAAAACCTTGATTTTTTTCAGAAGGCCCGCGGTCTCCGCAATGGCCGCCCGCACGGGGAGCTTCTGGAACGCTTCGGCCTGGGGGAGAGGAAGAACGATCCGCTCAGGACCTACTCGTCGGGGATGAAGCAGCGGGTGAAATATGCGTTTGCCCTCCTCCATGATCCGCCGGTGCTCCTGCTGGATGAGCCGACTTCAAACCTCGACTCCGCCGGGATCGAGATCGTCTACGGGATCATCGAAGAGCAGAAAAAAGGGGGGATCGTGATCGTGGCGACCAACAACGCGGAAGATTTCCCGCATTGCGACCGGCTTCTGAATCTGGACTCGTTGGGGCTGGATTCTCCGGGGCCGGACACCCTGCGGCCCGATTCTCCCCTGACGGCATGA